The sequence below is a genomic window from Equus caballus isolate H_3958 breed thoroughbred chromosome 11, TB-T2T, whole genome shotgun sequence.
AAGTGtgaatagggttttttttttgttttttttaattaactaaagtccatatttctttgaaattatgtcagtttttacctaatgtcctttttctgttccaggatcccctccaggataccacattacctttagttgtcatttctccttaggctcctcttggctgtgacaatttctcagacttcccttgtttttgatgaccttgacagtttaaGGAGTATTGCTCAGGCTTATTGTAGGGTGCCTCTCTACTGGAATCTGATGCTCTCATGGTTAGACTGAGGTAATGGTTTTGGGGAGGAGGGCCACAGTGGTGAAGtaccattctcatcacatcatatcaagggcaCATACTGTCgacatgacttatcactgttgatgttgaccttggtcacctggcggaggtagtgtttgtcaggtttctcctctTAAAgttactccccacccccacctttccATACTGTACATGTTGTGTGCATAAGGtttgatttttgttctctctctgatAAAGTATATGCAAAGTTTACATTGCTCAAGAAACAAACAGGACCTGAGACATTAGTGTCACATACAGGACTGATTTCAGGCACTATTTCCAGTTCTCTCATGTTCCACCAGTtctgaaatgcatttttctttggAAATCCAGCGCTGCCCCCAAAACCTAGCAGTAGGAGCTGTCCCTCCTCTGTAGTAAGTTCACACCTGAGAGGTCTGAGACTTTTAAGGCACTCAGCTTGGCAGCATTTCTACACATCCTCCATTAActccagggcagcagctgacTCAGAATCAAGGCCTTTATGAAAGCACCTTATCAGCCCGGGCAGAGTCCACATGGACAGGCAACTTCCCAGGGTTGCCTCACTTTACACCTGCATGGTTCTTACAAACACCACAGACTGAACtctgcttaatttttatttcccaattGGCAAGTGCTCCTAATTCTTTAGCTTTACTTTTCCTTGTCTCATTTCAGCCTCTCAAATCGTTAAGTAGGGCTAgctcacatttactgagcatttagtatatgtgccaggcactttgttAGGAGCCTAACTGCATTATTTAATTTCCTCAAGCACAGGAAGTAGGTACTATTAATATTCTCCttctgtagatgaggaaacagactcagagggcaagtgacttatccaaggtcattTGGTGAGAAGGTGGCAGAGTGGGCTCAACCCTGGGATTGTGTGACCTCATGATGACTGCCAGTGAGAAGAGCGTTTCCTGGAGAGCCACAGCTGCAGGACTTCCTCAGAAGGGAAGAGGATCGTGGAGGGGAGCCCAGGATAGGGCTGCTCCAGGGAGAATTTTCTGGAGAAAGATCTTTTGGGTCATCCTCAGTATGACCTTTACCCTTCTCTTTCCAGGTCAAAAGGCTGAGTTCCGAGCTGTGGACATGGTAGACTCAAAGGGAGAGCTGAGTGTGAAATTGCCCAAAGAAATGACAATTTCAGGGAGCTTCCAGGGGTCTCAGGAGCAGGAAATCAAGATATTGCACACTCGGATACCCCAGAAATATCTGGATTCCCTTGAGAACAGGTGAAGCTGTAGGTGGCAGcagtggggaggaagagagggagaagcccATTTTGGGCACCAAGGGCATCTGAGGTGTGGGCACCCCAGCTGGCACAGCTTCTCACTCCCTACTCCCAGCATTCCCCCAACCCACTCCTTTATTCCCGCatgccttcctcttctccttcaggaaTCCTTCTCATTCTTCCAGGATCAGCTTCCAGGAACCTTCTGACACCCCCAATCCACTCACATCTCTGCTACCCTCCAGAGTGACTGATTACTCTGGCTTGGACCAAAACCTGCTGGTTTCAAGAGGTCACTCTCCTCTGTTCTTGTCTACTGAGTTGCCCAAATCTGTATTTTGTGCTTGTTTCACTCTGCCTTGTGGTAAGCCAGTGATTTCCACGTCCCTCTCCCTCACTGGACTAGGAACAACTTGTGAACAGGGACTGACttcattaacctctctgtgtctatCCCCAGCACACAGTACATGCTCAGTAAGAGAGCTGAAGTGAAGCACAATGAAATCAAAACACCCTTGTAGAACACTTTCTGCACAGAAAGTGCCACCACCCCACTCCACCAGGGTGGCACCAATCAAGTGATAGCTGAGGGTATGGTGCTTCCGAGGGACTTAGAGGAACATCACCAACCTTCCCCCTCAGTAatcattttgttgttggtgttgGTGTTTCTTCCCTAGCTGGAACTGTCAGTGAGTATGGAAGAGCTCAGGGAAAGGGGCCCCACCATTCTCCTGGGCTAGCCTTCCCTGACTGGAGtggatgccttttgtttttcctttttaattaaaagcTGAAAGGCTTACAGTGAAATTTTACCGGTCCCTGGAAGTACCCTTCCCCACCACAGTATTGCTGGAGAAAGGCCTTTGGAGTTTTTCAAAGGGAgctcatttttttctagaaggcCTGTTGTTTCTAGGGTGAGGctatgtggtgtgtgtatatagagTCGGTGGGGAGGGTACTGGATGGGTACAGGAAGCTCAGCAGAGGCAAGGATGTAGGTCTTCCTTGAGGGACTTTTAATTGGAAATAGCAGAGGCTCCATCAGGCTGTTTTTAGTCACAAAATGTATTTCCTTATGGAATCAGAGATGCCTTCTGGAACCCAAGGGCGGACAGTGCAGCCAGGTCCCAGGTACCAGTGTGAGGAGCTGGAGCCCCTTCTCAGAGAACAGGGTACTGTGGGCTGGGCAGATGCCTATCTCAATGCCATGAGAAGGGCCCATGCTTTGGGCTCACACAGACcagggtttgaatctcagctctacacttattagctgtgtgaccttggaccatTTACAACCTATCTCTAAGCCCCAATTTCCTCATATGAAAAATGGATGCAATTCTGCCTATGTCATAGGGTTGGTTGTGATGAGGGTTAAAATGAAATGATGTGTGAAGTATCTCACAATGCTGGCACGCTGTAATCTTCCAAAAATGCTAAGGAGTTCTCCTCCCACTTTGCACTCCCCTGCCCCCAGTGGGTAAAGTGAATTGTGATGGGGGTGCTATGTTCCTTGGTTTTCCAGCCTCAGAAGCACTTAATCTCAAATAGGAACTAGCTGATGGAGAGAAATGTGACCAGGGAGGTGGGGCCCCCGAGATCTTGAACTCTCATCCCCACTTCACTCCCTCCAGGAAGCTGAAGAGAAAACTACCCACTATGTTCAAATCAatccagaaaaggagagaaaacctgTATCTGGTGACAGAAACTGTGGAGACAACAGAGGAGAACACCCTGGAAAGTGAACAGCGATATACATTTTGGAGCCAGCTGCATCTTGGCAGTCTCAAATTCAAACGCAAGGTTAGGATActgggaggcaggggctgcaggagAGCCAGCCTTGACCCACCCACTGCAGGTCAGGGGCATGCCTGCCTAGACACCAGGCTGTTCAGCTCTTCCTCCAGAACTCCCTGAGCAGTCCTGCCTGCTCCTTGGTCTTCTTATGACTTCTCTTCTTGCCCCGAGAAAGTGTGTGTGGCATTGCTAAGTCCCTCCCGTGTCACTCCAGTGACaccctgttttcatttgcttcataGCACTTCCCATGGTTCCTAATTACACAAGGGTTTTTTGCTCATTCATTGTCTGCCTCCCTTTCTAGGAGGCGGGAGGGCAGGAgccacagtgcctggaacaaaaCAGAtcctcagtaaacatttgttgaacgaACAGTGGAAACAACATGAGTTTTGGGGTCAGATgcaggttcaaattccagctctgttaCTGTTTTTAGCTGTGAAACTGGCTCACCTActgaccctctctgagcctcagttctctcatctgtaaaatgaggataaagatGTCTACCTCCCAGGATTGTTTGGGAGATCAGGCAAGATAACTACATAAAGCACCTAGGGATCAATCAATATGAGCTCCTTTTTCCTAGCAAAAAAGGGCAGTGACCATCCCCCCCAAGCGGGTCCTGGGCTATCGAATAAAGCAGCTCGTCTTCCCCAACATGGAAAGGATGGGTAAGCAAGGCCTGGTGGGGGCtggcggtggggtgggggggtgactGGACTGGAGGGGTCCTGGTGAGCTAGAAGGTGGGAGGAAGTTCCAAGGAAGAGGGAGGGATCAGGACTGGGAGGAAGGACTGAGGCTCCTTGCTGAGACACTGCAGACCCAGGATTTGCCCCACCATGACGCTTATCCTTTTCTAGAGGTATTAACTACCATCTGTCtcccagtattttcttttttggtggggGGCGAGGTGTGAGAATTGGGGAAAGGCTAGAAAGAAGAACTGACAGAGAAAGAACTGGTCTTTCTGATAACTGGTcttctttttgtgtgtgctgGTTTAGATATTTGTTTCGTGGGCAAAACAGAGTCCTTTCCAGAAGGTGAGTGAGCTTCTGGGCCTCCTGTTCATCATTCCAGAATGGGCAAggatagtatttttaaaaagagtgtaACAAATGGCCTGGAATTATAAAGTTATTCGGGCCGAGAATGTACTAGGATGCACCCAGGGGTGGGAACCGTGGTAAGGGCAGGAGAAAAATCTGCCTGTTGGAGAAGCAGGTTGGATTGCATGTTGGCCTAGGTTTCCAGGCTCTCACAACTTTCACTTGCTTCATGGGAGTCAGTATGCTGGATCCCGAAGTCACAGGCTCTACTGAAGGCTTATTGGCCTAGGAAGCACAATTGAATTACCTGGCCAGTTCTTACATGATAGCTCTGGCTGTCAAAGGAGCGCTGGTCTGGGAGTCAAATGGTCTCAGGGTCTAGTCCTGACTGCCACTCACTAGCCCTATAGCCTCCTGAGCCATGGTTATCCTGACTTTAAAATGAATGGGTTAGACTAGAGGATCCCTGCGATTCTGAATGTGGCCTCCTCTGGAATTGCAGTTTTTCCTTGGATCTCAGAAGGACTGCACTGCCTAAGAGGGCttgggaagaggcagagagaggtctAGATGTActagaaaattcaagaaactcCTGGAAGTTGTAGAAGTTGCAGGTTCAGTCCTAGCAAGGTCTTGCTAGCTCAAAAGAGTGAACCTCTGTCATTCTAAAGTGCCATAACAGAGGAGACAGGAGATAGATTCCAGTCCCTGCTTTGACCCAATTTGCTGAGTGACTGAGGGCATGTTGcaccctctctgggtctctgtttcttcttcaacCATCTAGGCATAATCCTGTGGCTGCCCGTCTCCCAGGATGTGGGAAGGGGTCATTTACACACAGTGATGAGGATGGAGGCTCCCTGGCATGGGCAGTGAGTGCTTGGAGTCCCAGAATGAAAACCTCCACCACTGGGAAGAGAATGTCTATAGGGGAATGGAGGTGACCTGAAGACTCTGAGAttattcttcctctctttgcagAGAAAGATGGAGGTTCACGGTGCTTAGGTAAGGACGGGAGCCAGCTGTGTTCAGGATGGCTGTACTTACTCACTCTTGAGCCGTCTGGCCTCAGGACTGCAGCTCAGATGGGGTAGctgagtatgtgtgtgttgggagggagGGTTGGGGGAGAATGGTGGGGCAGTGCCCAAAGCAGATTTCAAGTTTAGTCTGCAGGTTGCATCCGTCTCCTCTGAACACAGTGGTTCTCACTGGTTGTACATAGACATCACCTGGAGGAACTTTAAAGCTGGTAATGCCTGAGTCCCAcctccagaaattctgatttaattatcTGAGGGTGTGGCCTGGGCTTTAGGATTTTTAAtcgctccccaggtgattctcatgcacagtcaaggttgagaaccactgttctaacTTCCTCTAAATTCTCACTACTCCTAGTGTGGCCCAAAGAACTTGGGGTTGGTATAAGACTGGGGGTGAGCTGGGGAGCTGGAAGTGGCACCAGCGGGAGGCAATGATGGTGAGTGCCTGGGAAGGATGCTTCATTTTAACACGAAAAGGTCAGAAGAAGGGAAGATACAGAGAGGTGGTctccaaaagaaagaatagatgAAGAATGGGGTCTACAGGAGTCTTGGAAATGGAGCTTGTTGGGCTGGGTAGGTTGGGTTCTTAATTACTGCCTCTACAGGGAGGTCCTTGAGTTTGGAGGATTTCAGCAACATGAAAGAGAAGGTGCAGGACATGGTGAGAGACCTCCAGGATCTGACTGAGCAGGAGCGAAAAGATGTGCTAAGCTGCCTCACTAGGTGCCTCAACGAAGATGCGCAGCTGCAGGATCTAGAGCAAAGAGTAAGAGGCCCAAAAAAgaagtgaggcagagagagggagaagccGGTGGGGAGGGCAGTTGACACACCGCAGACAATCTGCCATAGTGGGACTGGTGCTCATCTCCCCCATCTCCTGGCCCTAGGTATCTGAGGTCCTGATCTCTGGTGAGCTACAGATGGAGGACCCAGCAGGTCCTCTCATAAGCAGCCTTTTTAATGATGCTGGGATCTTGGTAGAGGCGCGCTCAGAAGCCATTCTGGATGTCCTGGATGCCTTGAGGGGTGAGGAGGGGTCTGGATGTATGCTGGTTTGGAGGAAATGCTGAGCAGA
It includes:
- the GSDMB gene encoding gasdermin-B isoform X2, translating into MPSKFEEITGVVVQEMNSRGDMIAVRSLIDADRFHCFCLVREKRNFLGCRYYTTDLTLEDILEREEGEGPFDKPDSGLQGQKAEFRAVDMVDSKGELSVKLPKEMTISGSFQGSQEQEIKILHTRIPQKYLDSLENRKLKRKLPTMFKSIQKRRENLYLVTETVETTEENTLESEQRYTFWSQLHLGSLKFKRKQKRAVTIPPKRVLGYRIKQLVFPNMERMDICFVGKTESFPEEKDGGSRCLGRSLSLEDFSNMKEKVQDMVRDLQDLTEQERKDVLSCLTRCLNEDAQLQDLEQRVSEVLISGELQMEDPAGPLISSLFNDAGILVEARSEAILDVLDALRELSEEQQLVAEALEKGTLPLLKDQVESILEQNPGEQPHEVGCDPEARNLCALYVAVSILLQLSEKPTSVSS